A region of the Brienomyrus brachyistius isolate T26 chromosome 10, BBRACH_0.4, whole genome shotgun sequence genome:
TTTATCCATGTAAGTAAGTTTTGGAAGTTGGTTTGTGCTTGGTTAGCATCTTGTGACTGTCAGGATTTAAACTAGACCATGTGTGGGCATGTTTGTGCAAGTTGTTTGGGtgttttaagcattttattttggaGGGTCCGATCACTGGTGCTATTTTCAAATAGTGGTTGAAGTCTAAAGGGgttttatgtattttcaaaGAAGTTTAACCTTTTACCCAAGTTTACCTACACCTCTGAGTAAGTAACCAAATCTTGTGTATAAATTTTTACCAATAAATGTGTGACACACGTGGGAGTTTtaattgcacaaaaatgttctgagggcagaactactgtaaaaattattggttcggagagataaccaatcggaTAGTAGAAGAAggaggtccaagcaactagaggaggttgGAACAAgagatctgattggttggtgtgACATCTGACCAAGATCTGATTGGATATctctccgaaccaatcatttttagtTCTGTCATCAGAACATATTTGCGTAAGTGATACTCCCACGAGCCTGTGCTACTCAATCAAGAATGAAGAATAAAGCTAATCTCCATTTAGGGAGATCGATGATGGTCATTAAAAAGGCAACAAAGTTATTCGTTAGAAAAGTTGCAGTTGATTTTATTGCAATAGAAATGCATGTTTCTCAGGAATACAAACTTGATAAGCTGAGTGGATTGGCTGCATGGACAGCGGCAGAAAAGGGACAGCTAAAGCAGCTACTGCATCTTCATGGCAGCATGCATCTCTTCCTCCTTTAGGGCTCAACAGGAGCATGAGGAGTATCTCCACCTGAGGAGCCCAGCGTCTTATTATCACTCCTGTGGGATAACAGAAACGGCAGGGGATCCTCGATGACCTGCCCCGTTCTGAGGCGCTCCAGGAGAACGGGCGTGACATTGAAGGCATTCCGGGAGGTGTAAAGGTCGGCAAGTCTAGAGTTCATAGGAGAAGGGGCGTAGTCGCTGCAATGCTCTCCCGTGAGCCCAGGAGCACACTCCACCTTGTAGGAGTAGTAGAGGTTGCCATGGTTCAGTGGACAGATTTTATCATGGAAGCCTCTAACGGGATTGATCGTGCACTCTCCCAGCTTGTCGTTCCACCATTTGTACCACATCTTGTCTTCGTCCCACACTTCCAGCCTCATCTTTGTGTTCTGTGAGAGCTGAATGGTACCAAATGGGAACTCAGTGTTCCAGATCGCATTGTTATTGTTGTGGATCACCCTTGTCTGGGTATTTTTGCTGGCCAGAGCAATGTAGACAAAGCCGTCAGTCTCATCATATTGGTCTCCCCACAAGCCCTGGGCCCACTTCACCGTGACCGTCACTTGGGCCAGGCCCAGCATAGTTGGGCAGCAGTTGCAGTTGGTTTGTTTACTGGCCACACAGACGCAGTGACAGGGGTCAAGTTTGCTGGGTGTCGAACCTCCCGAGCACTTCCTGGAGCAGTGCTTGTATAGGGCCTTCTCCAGGATGTAGTCCTCCACCGCCTTCTTCAGTGCCGCCTTTTTAGTCTTTGGCTTCTGCACCAGAAAATGCAGGGGGTGGAGTGAGTAGGTGATGATTCCTGGCATGGTCTTCAGGCTGTCCAGCCACTTCTGCATGGCTTCAGGCTTGTCTGAAAGCAGTGAGTCAGAATCCATGTGCTGACCTCCCTTTACTTCGGTGATCCTTTCTGTGAACTGGCTGTGGAAGCTGGGGATGTTGCGTTGTTTCTTCTCACGCTCGCAGAAGTCAGCCTTAGCTTTAACAGAAACAGACTTTATGGACAGGGAGGCCTCCACCTCCAGGCAGTCTTTCACCTCAGTTTCATTGTAGCCATTTTGCGCTGCCTGGCAGTACCGGACTGCGGTGGTGCTGCTCACACGGCCACCTAGCTGCACCTTCCTGATGAAGTGAGTCCCGTAGATGTCCAATAGGCGGCGGTAGTCTCTCTTGGTGACACTGTTATacagaggggggaggagctcaaGGCTGCGTACAAACTTCCTCTGGAGGGGTGGGCTGTCGACCACTCGGTACCTGGGTGGGAAGACACACAAAACAGCTCCAGGTATGATGTGAATTttagctctgcttaaataaagctTGCAAAACACCCCCACGTAGGGCTAGCTGATATTGCTAAATATTATGtcatgatatatttttttttcatgtaagtCAGTATTGATATTTATTATGATATAACTCAAGTCATTATTTCTTTACTTCAATGCTGCATTTTCAATTGACCCCCTTAGAATTGCCCTTAAAACAGATTCAGAACCTGAAAGAAGTTTTTTTCTCTGACTGCCAAGGAACAGGTCAGGCATTGCTGGTACAGGTGTCACCTGTCCTGTATTGAAAAGTAAATTACTgtgtttcattttaaattaatacaGGACACAGCCTGAAACCATAATATTTAGTGTTTATGATTGTAAGCACTTGCATTGGATTATATTGAACTTTCTTGTGGTTAAATTGATCCTTTGTACTTCATAATCCTCTTATATATTTGTATGACTGTCAGCCAcaataaatgtttttaaataaatcattatgtGACACACTGTTTAAAAAGGCTATGATTAAACCTTATCAGCATTTCACGAATTTGTGATTTATTTCCATCTTATCACCCAATTGAgcactaaacccccccccccacacacacacacacacctgtagtAGCTGCAGTGGAACTCCTGTTTAATGAAGCTGTACTTGTCCTTCTTGGATATCTCCATAGCTTTACTGGCCTGTTTTGAGTGGGTACCTCCTACTATAAGAGATCCTGATCGAGGGCTGATGAGATCCAATCCCTCCTTCCAGCTGATGTCCACCCCACTCTGGCCGCTTTCAACAAACTGCTCACTGGATTCATAGACGCTGCTGGCCACTTCCTTCTCGCAGTCAAACTCAGCTCGCCAATCCACTAGTGCCAGCGGCAGCTTCTGCTTCTCATTGTTCAGGTACGGGTTGGTGCACAGCGTGCAGGAGTTGTCTGTAGTCCTCTGCCAGTGATCCACATCAATGACGTAGGCACCCTTACGCTCCATCGTGACCACATCAAAGCCCTCACCTGCCAGGTAAGACCCAGGTACCATCTTAGCCTTCAGGCACTGGAGGGGGTTTCTTTCTGTAGTGCAGTGTGGAAAACCAGGGGGCAGCCAGCACCCCCACAGCCAGAGGACAAACAGCCACCACATGACtgaagagagagaaggggacGATGGTCTGTGAAAAGTGTGGGAAAAAACTGTTACAATATGTCATGTGTTGGATATTAAGGATAACTTTTAAACATTATTCTTAGGTTTATATTATTGCTGAAGAGAAGCACGTTTGCATTGAAATACTCATGTGAAATCACATTGAGGGTACTTTATACACTTGTGCACTTGTTTattgaccactagatggcagcattTATGTTTTTCACTTGGCAAGTTGCTCTGCTAACAAGCTTTGGATTTCCATGGCAGGCTGCTGTCTTGGTAACTAACATCAGCAACGTAAAATTGCTTACTACGCAGACGTAACACAAGCACTATACTGTCTAAGAATGTGGCCGGTAGTTTATCTTAATTCTCCTCCACCTCTCCCCACCTTAGGCCCTGTAATAGTCACCATCGGAGAGAAATACTAACTTAGAAATTTAGTTAAAATTGTAAAAGTGACCCATGATCATGCAGTACACAAACTGATGCTTGAAGTTTGCTGTGTTTTCCAGATACTTGTACCCAGGCAACAGAGGGGTGGAAATCAAAACAGACAGGCTTTTGAATCCAAAAATGTATGAGTGGCTTTTTCTTGAGACGAGGGCACGTTCGGCAGGCTCAAAGAAGAACAATTATGTGTTCTACTGAACAGTCGGAT
Encoded here:
- the LOC125751030 gene encoding perforin-1-like isoform X2, producing MWWLFVLWLWGCWLPPGFPHCTTERNPLQCLKAKMVPGSYLAGEGFDVVTMERKGAYVIDVDHWQRTTDNSCTLCTNPYLNNEKQKLPLALVDWRAEFDCEKEVASSVYESSEQFVESGQSGVDISWKEGLDLISPRSGSLIVGGTHSKQASKAMEISKKDKYSFIKQEFHCSYYRYRVVDSPPLQRKFVRSLELLPPLYNSVTKRDYRRLLDIYGTHFIRKVQLGGRVSSTTAVRYCQAAQNGYNETEVKDCLEVEASLSIKSVSVKAKADFCEREKKQRNIPSFHSQFTERITEVKGGQHMDSDSLLSDKPEAMQKWLDSLKTMPGIITYSLHPLHFLVQKPKTKKAALKKAVEDYILEKALYKHCSRKCSGGSTPSKLDPCHCVCVASKQTNCNCCPTMLGLAQVTVTVKWAQGLWGDQYDETDGFVYIALASKNTQTRVIHNNNNAIWNTEFPFGTIQLSQNTKMRLEVWDEDKMWYKWWNDKLGECTINPVRGFHDKICPLNHGNLYYSYKVECAPGLTGEHCSDYAPSPMNSRLADLYTSRNAFNVTPVLLERLRTGQVIEDPLPFLLSHRSDNKTLGSSGGDTPHAPVEP